The window TGATATTTGAATTAGTTCGCTCAGTTTATGTGGGAAAATTGTcactttttgtgacattttaccAAATGGAAGTGAGTGAGCAGAGAACCCACCATTAGatgaatcattttaaatgttacatTCGTCAACAGTGAGTGATTCTCCCGCGTTGCTATTCCTATCAGTGTGACTCATGTCGACACTCTCTCTGTCTTATCAATTCAGCTTTAGTCATGTAGCAGCAGTTCACAAAACGCCATTATCTcaagacacttttttttttagccaggTAGAGACCCCACAGTATCAGGAATAGAGGATCCCTTATCAGCATGCACTTTGTGACAGTCGGGAAGAAGGAAGTCCCGTTCTGCTTTTAGAAACTTCGACCCACCAGAGCCCTAAAATTTGTGCAAATATTTTGtgcgtttttaaaaaaaataaataaataaattttcagACCCCTTTTCTTATTGCAGCCATTCACACTGACAGCGTAATTTCAGTGGAaactttttcagcatttttatttatttatttttggattaACCTTGTTTATTCTCTCTCTAACTCTGCTCCAAATCCCTTCTGTCCACAGAACATGGCTGATTCTTTACTGGATGGGGAGATGACTCTGGATTTGTTTATCGATGCCTACCAGAACAAGAGGAAGCTGGCCCACCTGAGACGGGTTAAAATCGAGAAGCTGCAGGAGATGGTGATGAAGGGCCAGCGGCTGCCCCAGCTGTCAGTCCCTCCCTCCCGCTCTCAGGAAATCTCCGGAGCTGCTTCTCTCCTCAGCGAGGCTGGCAGCAGCTCCTCTTCCCCCCTCGCTCAGCCCAGAAGGAAGCCACCGCCACCTCCATCCCAGCCAGCACCAATTCTAAGTCCACCTCCAACCGCTGAGCCACAGCCTCCCTTCTCATACCCAGCATCTCAATACCCACCCATTCCTCCCCGAACAGGGCAACCCTTCCCCAACATCCCCTCTGGCTACCCCAACAGCTACCTCTCTCAGTACCCCCCTGGTTTGCCTCAGAGGGCCCCACCCCGGATGGCCCCACAGCCTGGATTCATCAtgcagtaaatttaaaaaagttgtCACTACTGGAACTGGAACTGTGTTGTCTGCCTTCTTGGATTACGACCAAACACAACACAAGAAAGCAGACCTGCACCGTCTGGTCTGGTCGGCCGAAGCAGATCTCCAATAAACCTCTATGGATTCCCGCTCACATCTCATTCTCACCAACAATCCTCCAACAACAAAACGACGAGTTCGTCTTCGACTCTTGTCCAGCCTGAGCACCTTTAGGGGAAGCGCAGCAGGCTGTGGTGACAGCGTGAGTCTGCAGGCTGCTGAGCTGGGACTCCTCATTTATCAGCACTTTCTGTCTCCCAGCCATCTTCTCACCTTTCCTCAAACATGTTCCTCAACTttttatgatttttaaaaaaaaaaaaagggttcaaTTAGTCATTTCCATCTGCAGAGCACTAATTTACTGATACCTTCAATGCAAGCAAGGAGAGACCCTAATTACTGTGCAGTGTAGATGAAAATAGTTCCCAGAATATTCAGGCGAAAACTGCATCTATgctgtgacttttttttcttttctaaatagGAAACATTCATAAGGTACATAGAAATCTTTGAATTTCAGCATCTTCTTATGATAGCGTACTGAGTTATGTTAATAATAGCCAGGATAGACTGATTGACACGTGTAAAAGAATGGCTGACTGGTCCATCTCAGGGCACAAGTTTTTAAAGGGGTTGTTGAGGAAGGCGATGGGAGGCTGAGCTTGTAAGAAATAGAGAGCGAGTAGGCCGGCGTGGCCTCGCATAATGAAGGATTCGTGTATAGCCATACAGTAC is drawn from Maylandia zebra isolate NMK-2024a linkage group LG12, Mzebra_GT3a, whole genome shotgun sequence and contains these coding sequences:
- the vps37ba gene encoding VPS37B subunit of ESCRT-I a, producing the protein MSSFFNKLSGYTLVQLNEILEDDEKLTKMVQEMDEIQEVQQNKERTLGNNRTLAEQNLALQPRLEHKKEQLIKCYSSLQEGFESYQLRKSTLDHKSGNTSLDILLALLQAEGAKIEEETENMADSLLDGEMTLDLFIDAYQNKRKLAHLRRVKIEKLQEMVMKGQRLPQLSVPPSRSQEISGAASLLSEAGSSSSSPLAQPRRKPPPPPSQPAPILSPPPTAEPQPPFSYPASQYPPIPPRTGQPFPNIPSGYPNSYLSQYPPGLPQRAPPRMAPQPGFIMQ